One Halovivax ruber XH-70 genomic region harbors:
- a CDS encoding amidohydrolase family protein has protein sequence MELSGTILRGSEYEPIEGRIVIEDGRIEAIEEATNVPDRIVSPAFVNAHTHLGDSIAKEAGRGLSLAELVAPPDGLKHRLLREADRDEMVDGMKRSLEFALATGTVACLDFREGGVEGVSRLEEAASELPIDAYAFGRESVEAMEAGDGFGASGANDADFERERRATAAADKPFGIHAGEADPSDLDPALDLSPEFLVHVVHPEPRHLERIESDEIPIAVCPRSNLVTGVGVPPVDELARRTTVALGTDNVMLNSPSMFREMEFLAKHTSLEAPAILRMGTRNGAALLGRDDGLIEEGRPANLLVLDADTPNLAGVLDPVRAVVRRAGQGDVADVIVDGRSVEMSDW, from the coding sequence ATGGAACTTTCCGGAACGATCCTTCGCGGATCGGAATACGAGCCGATCGAGGGGCGGATCGTGATCGAAGACGGTCGAATCGAAGCGATCGAGGAGGCGACGAACGTTCCCGATCGCATCGTGTCGCCAGCGTTCGTCAACGCCCACACCCACCTCGGCGATTCGATCGCGAAAGAGGCCGGTCGCGGCCTCTCGCTCGCGGAACTTGTCGCGCCTCCCGACGGGCTGAAACACCGACTCCTCCGTGAGGCCGATCGTGACGAGATGGTTGACGGAATGAAGCGGTCGCTCGAATTCGCCCTGGCAACCGGGACGGTCGCGTGTCTCGACTTCCGCGAAGGCGGCGTCGAGGGTGTCTCACGACTGGAGGAGGCGGCGAGTGAGCTTCCGATCGACGCCTACGCGTTCGGACGCGAATCGGTCGAGGCGATGGAAGCAGGCGACGGGTTCGGCGCCAGTGGGGCGAACGACGCCGACTTCGAGCGAGAACGGCGCGCGACTGCGGCAGCGGACAAACCGTTCGGCATCCACGCCGGCGAGGCCGATCCGAGCGATCTCGACCCCGCGCTCGACCTTTCACCGGAGTTTCTGGTCCACGTCGTCCACCCCGAACCCCGCCACCTGGAGCGGATCGAATCGGACGAGATCCCGATCGCCGTCTGCCCACGCTCGAACCTGGTCACGGGCGTCGGCGTTCCCCCGGTCGACGAACTCGCTCGCCGGACGACGGTAGCGCTCGGCACCGACAACGTGATGCTTAACTCGCCGTCGATGTTCCGGGAGATGGAGTTCCTCGCGAAACACACCTCGCTCGAGGCCCCGGCGATCCTCCGGATGGGGACCAGAAACGGGGCCGCCCTCCTCGGCCGCGACGACGGTCTGATCGAGGAAGGACGGCCCGCGAATCTCCTCGTCCTCGACGCCGACACACCGAACCTCGCTGGCGTTCTCGACCCCGTCAGAGCTGTCGTCCGTCGAGCTGGGCAGGGTGACGTCGCCGACGTGATCGTCGACGGTCGGTCCGTCGAGATGAGTGACTGGTAA
- a CDS encoding Gfo/Idh/MocA family protein codes for MALDVGVLGYRFMGTAHANAFARLPMFFPDTPDVTRDVLIGRDEDALGDARTRLGFDRTATDWRSVVDEVDVFYNLGPNFLHAEPAIAALEAGVSVFSEKPLAATLDGATEMAAAARSAGVPTACGFNYRFVPAIRYARELIQSGTLGDIRTFRGRYLQDWLVDPEAPWSWRLDAELAGSGALGDLGAHTVDLARFLVGDAPGGGRIERVSGHLRTAVTERPVEGPAGETRPVTVDDEYTAQLAFEDGAIGLLEGSRIAPGHKNDHTIEIHGSEGSLRFSLERLNELEMLGPDDRGYETVLVTDETDPYIDHWWPPGHVLGWEHTFVHENASFLRAVAEGDAYEPSFADGLAAQHVLAAIEASDQSGSWERVTETSESSQA; via the coding sequence ATGGCACTCGACGTCGGCGTCCTCGGCTACCGGTTCATGGGTACCGCCCACGCCAACGCGTTCGCCCGGCTCCCGATGTTCTTTCCCGACACACCGGACGTCACGCGCGACGTCTTGATCGGCCGGGACGAAGACGCGCTCGGGGACGCGCGGACCCGACTCGGGTTCGATCGGACGGCGACCGACTGGCGATCGGTCGTCGACGAGGTCGACGTCTTCTACAACCTCGGACCGAACTTCCTGCACGCTGAACCGGCGATCGCGGCGCTCGAGGCTGGCGTTTCGGTCTTCTCGGAGAAACCCCTCGCAGCGACGCTCGACGGCGCCACTGAGATGGCAGCAGCCGCCCGTTCGGCCGGTGTACCGACGGCGTGTGGCTTCAACTACCGGTTCGTTCCGGCGATTCGATACGCGCGCGAGCTGATTCAGTCCGGCACGCTCGGCGACATTCGGACCTTCCGTGGACGCTACCTGCAGGACTGGCTCGTCGATCCGGAGGCACCGTGGTCCTGGCGGCTCGACGCGGAGCTGGCTGGTTCAGGTGCGCTCGGTGACCTCGGCGCACATACGGTCGATCTTGCACGATTTCTCGTCGGTGACGCGCCCGGTGGCGGCCGGATCGAACGCGTGAGCGGGCACCTGCGAACGGCCGTGACGGAACGGCCCGTGGAGGGGCCGGCTGGAGAAACGCGACCTGTGACCGTCGACGACGAGTACACCGCCCAGCTTGCGTTCGAAGACGGTGCGATCGGGCTTCTCGAAGGCTCTCGGATCGCTCCGGGTCACAAGAACGACCATACGATCGAGATTCACGGGAGCGAGGGAAGTCTGCGGTTCTCGCTCGAGCGACTCAACGAACTCGAAATGCTCGGTCCGGACGACCGAGGATACGAGACCGTTCTCGTCACCGACGAAACCGATCCCTACATCGATCACTGGTGGCCCCCGGGCCACGTCCTCGGGTGGGAACACACGTTCGTCCACGAAAACGCGTCGTTCTTGCGAGCCGTCGCCGAGGGAGATGCGTACGAGCCGTCGTTCGCCGACGGACTGGCTGCCCAGCACGTACTCGCCGCGATCGAAGCGAGTGACCAGTCGGGATCCTGGGAGCGGGTTACCGAGACGAGTGAGTCGTCGCAAGCCTGA
- a CDS encoding sugar phosphate isomerase/epimerase family protein, whose translation MDLGVHTPSLADRSFEDVLEYLSDRGVSAVEPGVGGFPGEDHVARAMYLNDDEAQAELRDALDHHGIRISALATHNNPLHPDEERASRADTELREAIRLAAQLDVSTVTCFSGLPAGSPDDETPNWITAPWPPEHESALAYQWDVAIEYWRDVASVADRHDVDVAIEMHPNMLVYEPTGLLRLRDETGPRIGANFDPSHFYWQGISITDAIRALGEHDAIHHVHAKDTRRYDANVRVKGVLDTTPFDRERDRSWLFRSVGYGHGARHWKDVVSTLRLVGYDDAISIEHEDSLTSSEDGLEKAIDFLAPIVFEGEPDAPFWTEGID comes from the coding sequence ATGGATCTCGGTGTACACACGCCGTCTCTGGCAGATCGATCGTTCGAGGATGTCCTCGAATACCTGTCCGACCGCGGTGTCTCCGCCGTCGAACCCGGTGTCGGCGGCTTCCCCGGAGAGGACCACGTGGCGCGGGCGATGTACCTGAACGACGACGAAGCGCAGGCTGAACTTCGGGACGCACTCGATCATCACGGGATACGAATCAGTGCTCTCGCGACGCACAACAATCCGCTCCACCCGGACGAAGAACGTGCATCACGGGCCGACACCGAACTTCGGGAGGCGATCCGCCTGGCAGCCCAACTCGACGTCTCGACGGTGACGTGCTTCTCCGGGCTTCCGGCGGGGAGCCCGGACGACGAGACGCCGAACTGGATCACGGCGCCGTGGCCGCCCGAACACGAATCCGCGCTGGCCTACCAGTGGGACGTCGCGATCGAGTACTGGAGAGACGTTGCGTCGGTCGCCGACAGGCACGACGTCGACGTTGCGATCGAGATGCATCCGAACATGCTCGTATATGAACCGACGGGGCTGTTGCGACTGCGTGACGAAACGGGTCCGCGGATCGGTGCCAACTTCGATCCCTCGCACTTCTACTGGCAGGGTATCTCGATCACCGACGCGATCCGGGCGCTCGGGGAACACGACGCGATCCACCACGTCCACGCGAAGGATACGCGCCGGTACGACGCCAACGTGCGAGTGAAAGGGGTTCTCGACACGACGCCGTTCGACCGAGAACGCGACCGTTCGTGGCTGTTTCGTTCCGTCGGCTACGGCCATGGCGCTCGCCACTGGAAGGACGTCGTCTCGACGTTGCGCCTCGTCGGCTACGACGACGCCATCAGCATCGAGCACGAGGATTCGCTGACGAGTTCCGAAGACGGTCTCGAGAAGGCCATCGATTTTTTGGCGCCGATCGTCTTCGAGGGCGAACCCGACGCCCCGTTTTGGACCGAAGGCATCGACTGA
- a CDS encoding biotin--[acetyl-CoA-carboxylase] ligase: MDETRQAVIEGLEAGPVTGPELADELNMSRAAVWKHVEALREAGFAIDGTPSGYALGDVSGYSGPLVEYGLDAPFSIDFHDTLPSTNERARELAADGADDVAVVANTQSGGRGRLDRGWDSPAGGIWTSLVCRPTIPPARAPLYTLAAAVATTEASREAGVDAGIKWPNDVVVPADTDRGYRKLAGILTEMEGETDRISWLVCGIGVNANVDPSALPAGATSIVQEASAVDRRAFLQRLLERFDARRDDLSATLDRWRELAVTLGQRVSVTHRERTIEGTAVAVTESGALVLETDDDRVTVTAGDCEHLRPASDQT, encoded by the coding sequence ATGGACGAGACGCGCCAGGCCGTGATCGAGGGGCTGGAAGCCGGCCCAGTAACGGGACCGGAGCTCGCCGACGAGCTCAATATGTCGCGTGCGGCCGTCTGGAAACACGTGGAGGCGCTGCGCGAGGCAGGATTCGCAATCGACGGGACGCCGTCGGGATACGCGCTCGGCGACGTATCGGGGTACAGTGGCCCGCTCGTCGAGTACGGCCTGGACGCACCGTTTTCGATCGACTTCCACGACACCCTCCCCAGTACGAACGAGCGGGCGCGCGAACTCGCTGCAGACGGCGCCGATGACGTCGCTGTCGTCGCGAACACCCAGTCGGGTGGCAGGGGACGACTCGATCGCGGCTGGGACTCTCCGGCTGGCGGCATCTGGACGAGTCTGGTCTGCCGGCCGACGATTCCGCCCGCTCGCGCGCCACTCTACACGCTCGCCGCCGCCGTGGCAACGACGGAGGCCAGCAGGGAGGCGGGTGTCGACGCCGGGATCAAGTGGCCCAACGACGTCGTCGTCCCGGCCGACACCGATCGCGGCTACCGTAAACTCGCAGGTATCCTGACCGAGATGGAAGGCGAGACCGACCGTATCTCGTGGCTCGTCTGCGGCATCGGCGTCAACGCGAATGTCGACCCATCGGCCCTTCCGGCTGGCGCCACCTCGATCGTCCAGGAAGCGAGTGCGGTCGACCGGCGGGCGTTTCTCCAGCGATTGCTCGAACGCTTCGACGCGCGGCGCGACGATCTGTCGGCCACCCTCGACCGCTGGCGCGAACTCGCCGTGACGCTGGGTCAGCGGGTGAGCGTCACCCACCGGGAGCGGACGATCGAGGGGACGGCCGTCGCCGTCACCGAGTCGGGCGCGCTCGTTCTCGAGACGGACGACGACAGGGTCACCGTGACGGCAGGCGACTGCGAGCACCTGAGGCCGGCGTCCGATCAGACCTGA
- a CDS encoding HD domain-containing protein has product MKVIKDSVHDHIAVDGVARALLDTPELQRLRRISQLGTVSLVYPSANHSRFEHSLGVYHLACEALEQLGIEGIQADRIKAAAMVHDVGHGPYSHNVEELIQRRTGRYHDDVHDLLADGEIADVLCDHGLEPDRIADLVAGDGEFGQLVSGELDVDRMDYLVRDAHHTGVPYGAIDHGRLVRELRYVDGQLVLGEGNVQTAESLLVARALMNPTVYSHSVARISKAMLRRATEALLDAGGTDARTLAWMDDAELVVALRECEASHPLVRRLDERRLYKRAIWAEIDDVPGGIIEATHDDLVRFEHEIADRADVPVGHVILDVPSRPSMAESTTRVLVNGEVRQLGHQSPLVDALRSAQYAQWRLGVYSPADERDRVGRAAVDVLGLDIDGPLVSDVRDGLYTTLDHFAE; this is encoded by the coding sequence ATGAAAGTGATCAAAGACAGCGTCCACGATCACATCGCCGTCGACGGCGTGGCCAGGGCGCTGCTCGATACGCCGGAACTCCAGCGGTTGCGTCGCATCTCCCAGTTGGGGACCGTCTCACTCGTCTATCCGTCGGCGAATCACTCCCGGTTCGAACACAGCCTCGGCGTCTACCATCTCGCCTGTGAAGCACTCGAGCAACTTGGGATCGAGGGAATCCAGGCCGATCGAATCAAGGCTGCGGCAATGGTCCACGACGTCGGCCACGGGCCCTACAGCCACAACGTCGAGGAGCTCATCCAGCGACGGACTGGCCGGTACCACGACGACGTCCACGATCTGCTCGCCGACGGCGAGATTGCCGACGTCCTCTGTGACCACGGCCTCGAACCGGATCGAATCGCCGATCTCGTTGCGGGCGACGGGGAGTTCGGCCAGCTCGTCTCCGGGGAACTGGACGTCGATCGGATGGACTACCTCGTCCGCGACGCCCACCACACCGGTGTCCCCTACGGCGCGATCGACCACGGTCGGCTGGTTCGAGAACTGCGATACGTCGACGGGCAACTCGTCCTCGGTGAGGGCAACGTCCAGACGGCCGAGAGTCTGCTCGTCGCCCGGGCGCTGATGAACCCGACGGTCTACAGCCACAGCGTCGCCCGTATCAGCAAGGCCATGCTCAGACGGGCGACCGAAGCCCTCCTCGACGCCGGCGGAACCGACGCCCGGACGCTGGCCTGGATGGACGACGCGGAACTCGTCGTCGCCCTCCGCGAGTGCGAGGCGAGTCACCCGCTCGTCCGGCGACTCGACGAACGGCGACTCTACAAGCGGGCGATCTGGGCGGAGATCGACGACGTACCCGGCGGAATCATCGAAGCCACTCACGACGATCTCGTTCGATTCGAACACGAAATCGCCGACAGGGCCGACGTTCCCGTCGGTCACGTGATCCTCGACGTGCCGAGCCGCCCGTCGATGGCGGAATCCACCACACGCGTGCTGGTAAACGGGGAGGTTCGCCAGCTCGGTCACCAGTCACCACTCGTCGACGCACTCCGGTCTGCGCAGTACGCCCAGTGGCGCCTCGGCGTCTACAGCCCTGCCGACGAACGCGATCGGGTCGGTCGTGCAGCGGTCGACGTGCTCGGGCTGGACATCGACGGCCCGCTCGTGAGCGACGTCCGGGACGGGCTCTACACCACGCTCGATCACTTCGCCGAGTGA
- a CDS encoding mechanosensitive ion channel family protein has product MRVVEQVVADIVSSPLLTSIRDWSRDNEMIWSVAIALVILVGGWYGSKLVVRLAGRTVAQRIERPSVTRSVLRTIRLSVLLLSLVAAALVLGIGNVEILLSVGVLSAVVAVVLAPLIGSLIHGLFILTDKPFEIGDMIEIVDQDHVGFVEDITIRYTKIVTLENTILVVPNSDVHERDVLNYSAEDERTRVSIEYDVTYESDLDQAIRDAERAARSVDEVVGGGPDVRVGSARYTASPLCDVKAYADSGVRLVLRFWVKEPYKLTRARSIVAQRVRERYADTDVQFAYPHRELVFNDAVEHGAMQTNLPDNSRDADRAESER; this is encoded by the coding sequence ATGCGAGTCGTCGAGCAGGTCGTCGCCGACATCGTCTCCTCGCCGTTGCTCACGTCGATACGAGACTGGTCGAGGGACAACGAGATGATCTGGAGCGTCGCGATCGCCCTCGTCATCCTCGTCGGTGGGTGGTACGGATCGAAACTCGTGGTCAGACTCGCCGGTCGGACCGTCGCCCAGCGGATCGAGCGACCGAGCGTAACCCGGTCCGTGCTTCGTACGATCCGCCTCTCGGTACTGCTTCTCTCGCTCGTCGCTGCGGCACTGGTGCTCGGCATCGGCAACGTCGAGATACTCCTCTCGGTCGGTGTGTTATCGGCCGTGGTTGCCGTCGTTCTCGCCCCGTTGATCGGCAGTCTCATCCACGGCCTGTTCATCCTCACCGACAAGCCGTTCGAGATCGGCGACATGATCGAAATCGTCGATCAGGACCACGTCGGTTTCGTCGAGGACATCACGATCCGGTATACGAAGATCGTCACGCTAGAGAACACGATTCTCGTCGTCCCAAACAGCGACGTGCACGAACGGGACGTGCTCAACTACTCCGCCGAGGACGAACGGACACGCGTCTCGATCGAGTACGACGTCACCTACGAGAGTGATCTCGACCAGGCGATTCGCGATGCCGAACGGGCGGCCCGGTCGGTCGACGAAGTCGTCGGTGGTGGGCCGGACGTCCGGGTCGGAAGCGCCCGCTACACGGCCTCGCCGCTCTGTGACGTCAAGGCCTACGCTGATAGCGGAGTCAGACTCGTCCTCAGATTCTGGGTGAAAGAGCCGTACAAACTCACGCGCGCCCGATCGATCGTCGCCCAGCGCGTCCGCGAACGCTACGCCGACACCGATGTCCAATTCGCGTATCCGCATCGCGAACTCGTCTTCAACGATGCGGTCGAACACGGGGCAATGCAAACCAATCTCCCCGACAATTCTAGGGACGCAGATCGAGCAGAGAGCGAGCGGTAG
- a CDS encoding universal stress protein: protein MYDRLLVPTDGSFAVERAISHAIDLAEVHDAAIDALYVVNATSYGGLPMETAWDGIGRALEDEGAAAVERVRELAAEREADIPVRTCVVNGSPSRSIVEHARSNECDLIVMGTHGRGGIDRLLLGSVAERVVRSAPIPVTTVRVGDDEQDEAEGRSEAVATAE, encoded by the coding sequence ATGTACGACCGTCTTCTCGTCCCGACCGATGGATCGTTCGCCGTCGAGCGAGCCATCTCGCACGCGATTGACCTCGCCGAGGTTCACGACGCGGCGATCGATGCGCTCTACGTCGTCAACGCAACCAGTTACGGCGGTCTCCCGATGGAGACCGCCTGGGACGGGATCGGACGCGCACTCGAGGACGAAGGAGCGGCGGCCGTCGAACGCGTTCGAGAACTGGCCGCCGAGCGGGAGGCAGACATTCCTGTACGAACCTGCGTCGTCAACGGTTCTCCCAGCCGATCGATCGTCGAGCACGCACGATCGAACGAGTGCGATCTGATCGTGATGGGGACCCACGGACGCGGCGGGATCGACCGACTCTTGCTCGGCAGCGTCGCCGAACGCGTCGTCAGATCTGCCCCGATCCCGGTGACGACGGTTCGCGTCGGTGACGACGAGCAGGACGAGGCGGAGGGGCGGTCCGAGGCGGTTGCAACCGCCGAGTGA
- a CDS encoding tyrosine--tRNA ligase has translation MDTYELLTRNTDEVVVEDEVRELAQDPDGKRVYVGYEPSGVLHLGHLLTANKLIDLQEAGMEVVVLLADVHAYLNDKGTFEEIRETAERMRAQFLAYGLDEERTEFVYGSDYQLEEDYTLDVHELELSTTLNRAQRAMAEIQSGETAKVSHVVYPLMQALDIEYLDLDLAIGGMDQRKVHMLMREELPDIGYEARPVLHTPIVADLTTGDGKMSSSEGVTISMEDSAEELEEKVNSAFCPPTRDPEGDLENPVLELFEYHVFPRFEEVVVERPDEYGGDLTYESYEMLATDLESGELHPADAKGALASYLDELIAPGRDVLSEMRA, from the coding sequence ATGGACACCTACGAGTTGCTCACCCGGAACACCGACGAGGTGGTTGTCGAGGACGAGGTTCGCGAACTGGCCCAGGATCCCGACGGCAAACGGGTCTACGTGGGCTACGAGCCGTCTGGCGTGCTCCACCTCGGGCACCTGTTGACAGCGAACAAACTCATCGACCTGCAAGAGGCGGGCATGGAGGTCGTCGTCCTCCTTGCAGACGTCCACGCCTACCTGAACGACAAGGGCACCTTCGAGGAGATCCGCGAGACGGCCGAACGAATGCGCGCGCAGTTCCTCGCGTACGGCCTCGACGAAGAACGGACGGAGTTCGTCTACGGGTCTGACTACCAGCTCGAAGAAGACTACACCCTCGACGTACACGAACTGGAGCTCTCGACGACGCTGAATCGGGCCCAGCGCGCGATGGCCGAGATCCAGTCCGGCGAGACGGCGAAGGTGAGCCACGTCGTCTACCCGCTGATGCAGGCGCTGGACATCGAGTATCTCGATCTCGACCTGGCGATCGGCGGAATGGACCAGCGCAAAGTCCACATGCTCATGCGCGAGGAATTACCCGACATCGGCTACGAGGCCCGCCCGGTCCTCCACACGCCGATCGTCGCAGACCTCACCACTGGTGACGGGAAGATGTCCTCTTCCGAGGGCGTCACCATCTCGATGGAGGACTCCGCCGAGGAACTCGAAGAGAAAGTCAACTCGGCGTTCTGCCCGCCGACGCGTGACCCCGAGGGAGACCTCGAGAATCCCGTCCTCGAACTCTTCGAGTACCACGTCTTCCCCCGCTTCGAGGAAGTCGTCGTCGAGCGACCCGACGAGTACGGCGGCGATCTGACCTACGAGTCCTACGAGATGCTAGCGACCGACCTGGAGTCCGGCGAACTCCACCCAGCCGATGCAAAAGGTGCGCTCGCGAGCTACCTCGACGAGTTGATCGCACCCGGACGCGACGTGCTGTCCGAGATGCGAGCTTAA
- a CDS encoding Gfo/Idh/MocA family protein produces MTRDRSSIRTGIVGLGNIGQYHGQRLLDTGVSLVGGVDIDPRAREQFERRYDAPTYDRGDPLYESVDALVVTTPNEYHEPYAVEALERDIHVLIEKPLAHTVESAERIVEAAADSEAACMVGFNNRFSNTVAVVRDRIDRGELGDVRHVEANYVRRRGVPGRGTWFTHRERAGGGALIDLGVHAIDLALYVIDFPAPTVVLGETRSDFGRRDDYVYLEMWGEDAGPESFDVEDSSSAFARTDSGQTVSLEVAWATNRPATHEFVVHGTEAAARFDLIEHDLTFHRARTNGPAALEDTSVRTRDVDTHREEQQVFFDAILDGEDPSNVAEAFTVQRVIQAIYRSSERGEAVSLS; encoded by the coding sequence ATGACACGTGATCGCTCGTCTATCCGGACGGGAATCGTCGGCCTGGGGAACATCGGGCAGTACCACGGCCAGCGATTGCTGGATACGGGCGTTTCGCTCGTCGGCGGGGTCGATATCGACCCACGCGCTCGCGAGCAATTCGAACGTCGGTACGACGCACCGACGTACGACCGGGGCGACCCGCTCTACGAGTCGGTCGACGCGCTGGTGGTGACGACACCCAACGAGTATCACGAACCGTACGCGGTCGAGGCGCTCGAACGCGACATCCACGTCCTGATCGAGAAACCGCTTGCACACACCGTCGAGAGCGCAGAACGTATCGTCGAGGCTGCCGCCGACTCCGAGGCAGCCTGTATGGTCGGGTTCAACAACCGCTTTTCCAACACGGTCGCCGTCGTCAGGGATCGAATCGATCGTGGCGAACTCGGCGACGTGAGACACGTCGAAGCCAACTACGTCCGCCGACGCGGCGTTCCCGGGCGGGGAACGTGGTTTACCCACCGGGAACGTGCTGGTGGCGGCGCGTTGATCGACCTGGGGGTCCACGCCATCGACCTGGCGCTGTACGTCATCGATTTCCCGGCCCCGACGGTCGTTCTCGGGGAGACCAGATCTGACTTCGGACGGCGCGACGACTACGTCTACCTCGAGATGTGGGGCGAGGATGCGGGTCCGGAGTCGTTCGACGTGGAGGACTCGTCGAGTGCGTTCGCCCGGACCGATTCCGGCCAGACAGTCTCGCTGGAAGTTGCCTGGGCCACGAATCGACCGGCGACCCACGAGTTCGTCGTCCACGGCACCGAGGCCGCCGCCCGGTTCGACCTCATCGAACACGATCTCACGTTCCATCGCGCGCGGACGAACGGGCCAGCCGCGCTGGAAGATACGTCCGTCAGAACCCGCGACGTGGATACCCATCGCGAAGAACAGCAGGTGTTCTTCGACGCGATTCTCGACGGAGAAGATCCCTCGAACGTCGCCGAAGCGTTCACGGTCCAGCGCGTAATTCAGGCGATTTACCGGTCCAGTGAACGTGGCGAGGCGGTTTCGCTCTCCTGA